Proteins from a single region of Candidatus Woesearchaeota archaeon:
- a CDS encoding YhcH/YjgK/YiaL family protein has product MIIDSLKNAALYTQVHDRFNQAFMFLQAGHVATLTLGRHEIDGDNVYAIMVEGEQKGPDAVKYEGHRKYIDIHFTVSGTDVIGWKDVSMCIPEGSFNEKDDYTFFTDKVVNWVEVPSGSFAVFFPHDAHAPMGGSGKVRKVVIKVAVE; this is encoded by the coding sequence ATGATCATTGATTCTCTCAAAAATGCTGCGCTTTATACTCAAGTGCATGACCGATTTAATCAAGCGTTTATGTTCTTACAAGCTGGACATGTTGCGACACTTACGCTTGGTCGGCATGAAATTGATGGTGATAATGTGTATGCTATCATGGTAGAGGGTGAGCAGAAAGGTCCTGATGCGGTGAAATATGAGGGACATCGAAAATACATTGATATCCATTTTACTGTGTCAGGGACGGATGTGATAGGATGGAAGGATGTTTCTATGTGTATACCTGAAGGTTCGTTTAATGAGAAAGATGATTATACTTTTTTTACAGATAAAGTTGTGAACTGGGTGGAAGTACCTTCTGGCTCGTTTGCCGTCTTTTTTCCACACGATGCACATGCACCCATGGGTGGCAGTGGGAAGGTTAGGAAAGTTGTGATTAAAGTAGCTGTGGAGTAA